In Rhododendron vialii isolate Sample 1 chromosome 9a, ASM3025357v1, the following are encoded in one genomic region:
- the LOC131300616 gene encoding putative disease resistance protein RGA3 → MAEALLIPAAKGILIGLVSLATNQINDQINLARGFKQDLKKLRERLEIIQALLHDAEKKKITSEAMIAWLKKLKTAICDAENVLDELAYEDLREKIEVQNRMRNKVRNFFSHSNPLAFRFKMVDKVSNINKLLDRVCKAANDVGLKPAEQLNDAIVEPREFRKTLPFVGDTEIVGRDGDVKVVVDMLLGNDVGRDLPVIAIVGMPGLGKTTAARVVYKQPKVLENFRDNRMWICVSDNFNIVRLLNEMVESLTGDKSDAKNGEGLVRKLREKIDGKKYLLVLDDVWNTNPDLWVDLKNSLIEIGDSKESKILVTTRSMDVVSAMRTSPSCTHQLTQLSDDDCLTIFRTKAFDVGGPRETQRLLDIGRRMVEKCKGVPLAVNALGGLLYSKHDEQEWESIEKSEMWSLLGNDDGILPVLRLSFDHLPSPSLKSSFAYCSIFPKDQVIIKDDLIQLWMGLGYLQLSSRSEEEMEELGNKYFVTLLRNSLFQEVEFDEYNNITSCKMHDLVHDLALHVSQGTCLTLDASEVKNYPDVEHLSLIFTKETRLDMSKENVGKLRTLFLEGHLPQNTNDFKCIRALRCLEESSMKEESYAEELSCSIRKSIHLRFLDLTKTPIVKVPKFITKLYHLETLKLPYNIRELPQDFCNLASLRHFFLGEINLLERFMELPRDFYILETDRKRKLMTMNIGQLKYLQTLPFFVVGKGSGHRIEELGSLSKLRGRLHVYDLQHVKDKEEAENAQILGKSDIKEMQFHWDEILEEPENNHGDVLEGLKPHWNFKGLSIRNFGGRRWASWMSRDDCSLQKLVKIELMNCWLCEQVPTLGHLPHLAIVKMGGLNNLKCIGHEFYGQDECIIDNCNRSEATAPGIFPTLSELRLVDMPQLEEWSDVSPSHASAASMIKSFPCLQILEIEECPKLIAIPATFNGSTSLQRLSINGCTELTYLPEGVLQPTLVKISIDNCPILKKLNSIDETEAAAFNGSTSLQQLSIRGCPELMCLPKGLLQPTLEDIIISWCPKLETPNPDALRSLTSLKQLEIRDCPNWGRGWEEGLFCTTTVRILSLGDFGDEYIKLPWPSTIAPSPPWSHLTSVKNLRLYGWPEVKSLPDQLEHLPALIDFIIRGFSGLESLPECLRNLSSLKYLGIFDCPLLEKRCEKGIGEDWHKIAHIPRIYIDNRKIQGS, encoded by the exons ATGGCCGAAGCTTTGCTCATCCCTGCAGCCAAGGGAATTCTGATTGGGTTGGTTTCCCTAGCAACAAATCAGATTAACGATCAGATTAACTTGGCACGGGGTTTCAAGCAAGACCTCAAAAAGCTCCGTGAAAGGTTAGAAATCATTCAGGCCTTGTTACATGATgctgagaagaagaaaataacatcAGAAGCTATGATTGCGTGGCTAAAGAAACTCAAGACTGCAATCTGCGATGCTGAGAATGTGCTGGATGAATTGGCTTATGAAGATCTTCGAGAAAAGATTGAGGTACAAAACCGGATGAGGAACAAGGTGCGCAATTTTTTCTCCCACTCTAATCCATTGGCGTTTCGTTTCAAGATGGTTGATAAGGTCAGTAACATCAATAAACTGTTAGACAGAGTATGTAAAGCAGCAAATGATGTTGGTCTTAAACCAGCAGAGCAACTCAATGATGCCATTGTTGAACCTAGGGAATTCAGAAAGACTCTACCTTTTGTAGGTGATACAGAAATTGTGGGGAGGGATGGTGATGTTAAGGTGGTGGTTGATATGTTGCTTGGCAATGACGTAGGACGTGATTTACCTGTCATTGCCATTGTAGGAATGCCTGGGCTAGGCAAGACTACTGCGGCTCGGGTAGTTTACAAACAACCGAAAGTTTTGGAGAATTTTCGTGATAATAGAATGTGGATTTGTGTATCTGACAATTTCAACATCGTAAGGTTACTGAATGAGATGGTAGAATCTCTTACAGGTGATAAATCTGATGCAAAAAATGGGGAAGGATTAGTGAGAAAGCTTAGAGAAAAAATAGATGGAAAAAAATACTTGCTTGTATTAGATGACGTCTGGAATACGAATCCAGACTTATGGGTAGACCTGAAAAATTCTCTGATAGAAATAGGCGACTCTAAGGAAAGCAAAATTTTAGTTACTACCCGTAGCATGGACGTCGTATCAGCAATGCGAACATCCCCGTCTTGCACCCATCAATTGACGCAGCTGTCGGACGATGATTGTTTGACGATATTTAGGACAAAAGCATTTGACGTTGGTGGACCAAGGGAAACTCAAAGATTATTGGATATTGGTAGAAGAATGGTGGAAAAGTGCAAGGGTGTGCCGTTAGCAGTAAACGCATTAGGAGGTTTACTGTACTCGAAACATGATGAACAAGAATGGGAGTCCATTGAGAAGAGTGAAATGTGGAGTTTACTGGGAAATGACGATGGAATTCTACCAGTATTGAGGCTTAGTTTTGACCACTTACCATCACCATCTTTGAAAAGTTCTTTTGCATACTGTTCTATTTTTCCAAAGGATCAAGTCATTATAAAGGATGACTTGATTCAACTTTGGATGGGTCTAGGATATCTTCAACTTTCTTCAAGAAGCGAGGAGGAAATGGAAGAGTTAGGCAATAAGTATTTTGTAACTTTATTACGCAATTCGTTATTCCAGGAAGTGGAATTCGATGAGTACAACAATATCACAAGTTGCAAGATGCATGATCTTGTTCATGATCTTGCACTCCATGTCTCACAGGGTACTTGTTTAACTCTGGATGCTAGTGAGGTGAAGAATTATCCCGATGTTGAACATTTGTCATTGATTTTTACAAAAGAAACACGATTAGATATGTCAAAAGAAAATGTTGGAAAACTAAGGACACTATTTTTAGAAGGACATCTCCCCCAGAACACCAATGACTTTAAGTGTATACGTGCCCTGCGTTGTCTCGAAGAATCTTCTATGAAAGAAGAATCTTATGCAGAAGAGTTGTCTTGTTCAATACGCAAGTCCATACATTTAAGGTTTCTTGACCTCACGAAGACTCCTATTGTGAAAGTCCCAAAGTTTATCACCAAGCTCTACCATTTGGAAACACTGAAACTACCATATAATATAAGAGAGCTTCCACAAGATTTTTGTAATTTGGCTAGCTTGAGACATTTTTTTCTTGGAGAGATAAATCTACTTGAGAGATTCATGGAGCTCCCGAGAGATTTTTATATTCTAGAAACAGATCGAAAGAGGAAATTGATGACAATGAATATAGGGCAATTGAAATATTTGCAAACATTACCATTCTTTGTTGTGGGCAAGGGGAGCGGCCATAGAATTGAAGAGTTAGGTAGCTTAAGCAAGCTAAGAGGTAGATTACATGTTTATGATCTACAGCACGTgaaagacaaggaagaagcagagaatGCTCAAATATTAGGAAAATCAGACATTAAGGAGATGCAATTTCACTGGGACGAAATCCTCGAAGAGCCTGAAAATAACCATGGGGATGTGTTGGAAGGACTCAAACCACACTGGAACTTTAAGGGACTAAGTATTAGAAACTTTGGAGGAAGAAGATGGGCGTCGTGGATGAGCAGAGATGATTGCTCACTTCAAAAGCTAGTGAAGATCGAGCTAATGAACTGTTGGTTGTGTGAGCAAGTCCCAACGCTCGGACACCTTCCGCATCTTGCAATTGTCAAAATGGGTGGCTTGAATAACTTGAAGTGTATTGGTCACGAATTTTATGGACAGGACGAATGCATTATCGATAATTGCAATCGTAGTGAGGCAACAGCTCCAGGAATATTTCCAACACTGAGTGAATTAAGACTTGTTGATATGCCTCAACTAGAAGAATGGTCAGACGTATCGCCATCGCACGCTTCTGCCGCGAGCATGATAAAATCCTTCCCTTGTCTTCAGATTTTAGAAATTGAAGAGTGCCCCAAGTTGATAGCCATTCCAG CAACATTCAATGGCTCGACATCCCTTCAACGACTTTCAATTAACGGGTGCACGGAGTTGACGTATTTGCCAGAAGGGGTGCTACAACCAACCCTTGTAAAAATAAGCATAGACAATTGCCCAATCTTAAAAAAGCTCAATTCAATTGATGAAACAGAAGCAGCAGCATTCAACGGCTCGACATCCCTTCAACAACTTTCGATTCGCGGATGCCCGGAGTTGATGTGTTTACCGAAAGGGCTGCTACAACCAACCCTTGAAGATATAATCATATCTTGGTGTCCGAAGTTAGAGACACCCAATCCAGATGCATTACGCAGCCTCACATCCCTTAAGCAACTGGAGATTAGAGACTGTCCAAATTGGGGGAGGGGTTGGGAGGAGGGGTTGTTTTGCACCACCACCGTTAGAATATTGTCTTTAGGTGATTTCGGAGATGAGTATATAAAACTACCCTGGCCCTCGACAATTGCTCCATCACCACCATGGAGCCATCTCACCTCCGTGAAGAATCTAAGATTATATGGATGGCCAGAGGTCAAGTCTCTCCCTGATCAACTTGAGCACCTCCCTGCCTTGATAGATTTCATAATTCGAGGGTTCAGTGGGTTGGAATCTCTGCCGGAGTGCCTGCGCAACCTTTCATCCCTTAAATATTTGGGTATATTTGATTGTCCCCTTCTGGAGAAAAGATGCGAAAAGGGAATTGGCGAAGATTGGCACAAGATTGCTCATATTCCACGCATTTATATAG ACAATAGGAAAATACAGGGGAGCTGA
- the LOC131301389 gene encoding uncharacterized protein LOC131301389: MTKKEKDIFYKVLKNVKVPNGYASNISRSFQDKEHKISGLKSHDNHILMQQLLPLALRRVLPKQVRSPLIKLCNFFRELCGKVLHARDLIRLEQQIAITLCELERIFPPSFFDIMMHLPVHLATEAKLAGPVHYRWMYPIETYLATLKSYVRNKNRPEGSIAEGYLAEECLTFCFRYLEDVETRFNRVGRNDDEGSTVAARLSIFSTQGRPFGKVVIETLDQETLVKAHQYVLFNCDTVDKFSNQHQTMTRDQNPRLHLWEIQRMHNEKFASWFGNHIQDLQLAEDEQLFEELRALARGPDDVGKRYRGYLINGFRFHTREVERRRKFQNSGVVVTATTRSFSSASDNNPVAGDIAYYGVLTDVIELSYFGGRKVVLFKCDWMSEGKNRRRDEHGFTLVNFARLVHANEPFVLASQVQQAFYVEDPLDKGWHVVIRTTARDAFNMNAESCIDDVETYLQSESCDGQLQDDQGDISLVREDVQGTTVDTIDATTAQVVEGDGVEGI, encoded by the exons ATGACTAAAAAggagaaagatattttttacaaagtcttaaaaaatgtaaaagttCCAAATGGGTATGCTTCGAATATTTCAAGATCTTTCCAGGACAAAGAACATAAAATTTCTGGGCTGAAGAGTCATGACAATCATATTTTGATGCAACAATTGCTCCCATTAGCATTGCGAAGAGTATTGCCTAAGCAAGTGCGGTCCCCTTTGATTAaattgtgcaatttttttagagaattGTGCGGTAAAGTTCTTCATGCTCGTGACTTGATCCGTTTGGAGCAGCAAATTGCAATAACCTTATGTGAGTTAGAAAGGATTTTCCCCCCATCATTTTTTGATATCATGATGCATTTACCAGTTCATTTGGCTACTGAGGCCAAACTTGCGGGGCCAGTTCATTATCGTTGGATGTATCCCATAGAGAC GTATTTAGCAACATTGAAGTCATATGTGCGAAACAAAAATCGTCCCGAGGGTTCCATTGCGGAAGGATATTTGGCAGAGGAGTGTTTGACATTTTGCTTTAGGTACTTGGAGGATGTTGAAACGAGGTTTAATCGAGTGGGTAGAAATGATGATGAGGGTAGTACTGTTGCTGCAAGGTTGTCTATTTTCTCAACACAAGGACGGCCGTTTGGAAAAGTAGTGATAGAAACCTTGGATCAAGAAACGTTAGTGAAGGCACATCAATATGTGTTGTTCAATTGTGACACGGTAGACAAATTTTCCAA TCAACACCAGACCATGACAAGAGATCAAAATCCTCGTCTGCATTTATGGGAAATCCAACGTATGCATAATGAAAAGTTTGCATCATGGTTTGGAAATCAC ATTCAAGACTTGCAACTTGCAGAGGATGAACAGCTTTTTGAAGAGCTTAGAGCTCTAGCTCGGGGTCCAGATGATGTAGGGAAGAGATATAGAGGATATCTTATAAATGGTTTCAGGTTTCACACACGAGAAGTtgagaggagaagaaaatttCAGAATAGTGGGGTAGTTGTTACTGCAACAACAAGAAGTTTTTCAAGTGCTAGTGACAATAATCCAGTGGCTGGTGATATAGCTTACTATGGCGTTTTGACAGATGTTATTGAGTTGAGTTACTTCGGAGGGAGGAAGGTTGTGTTGTTTAAGTGCGACTGGATGTCAGAAGGCAAAAACAGAAGGCGAGATGAACATGGTTTCACTCTTGTCAATTTTGCACGATTGGTACATGCCAATGAGCCTTTTGTTCTAGCTTCTCAAGTACAACAAGCATTTTATGTTGAAGATCCCCTTGACAAAGGGTGGCATGTTGTGATAAGGACAACTGCTAGAGATGCTTTTAATATGAACGCAGAGTCATGCATCGATGATGTGGAGACGTATTTGCAGAGTGAGTCATGTGATGGTCAATTGCAAGATGATCAAGGTGATATCAGTTTGGTTAGAGAAGATGTGCAGGGAACAACTGTAGACACTATTGATGCAACAACAGCTCAAGTGGTAGAAGGCGATGGAGTTGAGGGGATTTAG